In one window of Streptomyces griseus subsp. griseus DNA:
- the ruvA gene encoding Holliday junction branch migration protein RuvA, with protein sequence MIAFVSGPVAALAPTTAVIEVGGVGMALQCTPQTLTGLRVGQEAKLATSLVVREDSLTLYGFADDDERQVFELLQAASGVGPRLAQAMLATHSPDALRLAVSTGDEKALTAVSGIGKKGAQKLLLELKDRLGEPVGAHIGHQGVGTPVTSGWRDQLQAALIGLGYATREADEAVSAVAPQAEAAVAEGVAPPVPQLLRAALQTLNRAR encoded by the coding sequence ATGATCGCCTTCGTCTCCGGCCCGGTGGCCGCCCTCGCCCCGACCACGGCCGTCATCGAGGTCGGCGGCGTCGGCATGGCCCTCCAGTGCACCCCGCAGACCCTGACCGGCCTGCGCGTCGGCCAGGAGGCCAAGCTCGCCACCTCCCTCGTCGTCCGGGAGGACTCCCTCACCCTGTACGGCTTCGCCGACGACGACGAGCGCCAGGTCTTCGAACTGCTCCAGGCCGCCAGCGGCGTCGGCCCCCGGCTCGCCCAGGCCATGCTCGCCACCCACAGCCCCGACGCGCTCCGCCTCGCCGTCTCCACCGGGGACGAGAAGGCCCTCACGGCCGTCTCCGGCATTGGGAAGAAGGGCGCCCAGAAGCTGCTGCTGGAGCTGAAGGACCGGCTCGGCGAACCGGTCGGCGCGCACATCGGCCACCAGGGCGTCGGCACCCCCGTCACCTCGGGCTGGCGCGACCAGCTCCAGGCCGCGCTCATCGGCCTCGGTTATGCGACCCGCGAGGCCGACGAGGCCGTCAGTGCCGTGGCGCCGCAGGCCGAGGCAGCTGTCGCCGAGGGCGTGGCACCCCCCGTGCCGCAGCTGCTGCGGGCCGCCCTGCAGACTCTCAACCGCGCACGCTGA
- a CDS encoding RelA/SpoT family protein encodes MPDEAQSAAAPQPDKPVASPATPGKAAPSNAPKPAPPEPEAAPARPQAPAKSAGPTEPATPASRPPKAQPAEPAAAPQPKPPAPAPPAPVKPAVPAGSAPRSGGSSNRVRARLARLGVQRSSPYNPVLEPLLRTVRGNDPKIESATLRQIERAYQVAERWHRGQKRKSGDPYITHPLAVTTILAELGMDPATLMAGLLHDTVEDTEYGLDTLKREFGDQVALLVDGVTKLDKVKFGEAAQAETVRKMVVAMAKDPRVLVIKLADRLHNMRTMRYLKREKQEKKARETLEIYAPLAHRLGMNTIKWELEDLAFAILYPKMYDEIVRLVAERAPKRDEYLAIVTDEVQSDLRAARIKATVTGRPKHYYSVYQKMIVRGRDFAEIYDLVGIRVLVDTVRDCYAALGTVHARWNPVPGRFKDYIAMPKFNMYQSLHTTVIGPSGKPVELQIRTFDMHRRAEYGIAAHWKYKQEAVAGASKVRTDVPKNTGRGQDTVNDMAWLRQLLDWQKETEDPSEFLESLRFDLSRNEVFVFTPKGDVIALPAGATPVDFAYAVHTEVGHRTIGARVNGRLVPLESTLDNGDLVEVFTSKAAGAGPSRDWLGFVKSPRARNKIRAWFSKERRDEAIEQGKDAIARAMRKQNLPIQRILTGDSLVTLAHEMRYPDISSLYAAIGEGHVAAAGVVQKLVQALGGHDEANEDLAEATPPSHGRSKRRANADPGVVVKGVEDVWVKLARCCTPVPGDPIIGFVTRGSGVSVHRADCVNVESLSQQPERILEVEWAPTQSSVFLVAIQVEALDRSRLLSDVTRILSDQHVNILSAAVQTSRDRVATSRFTFEMGDPKHLGHVLKAVRGVEGVYDVYRVTSARRP; translated from the coding sequence TTGCCAGACGAGGCCCAGTCAGCCGCCGCCCCGCAGCCCGACAAGCCCGTGGCGTCCCCCGCCACGCCCGGGAAGGCCGCGCCCTCGAACGCGCCGAAGCCCGCGCCCCCGGAGCCCGAGGCGGCACCCGCGCGCCCCCAGGCCCCCGCGAAGTCCGCCGGACCGACGGAACCGGCCACGCCCGCGAGCCGGCCGCCGAAGGCGCAGCCCGCCGAACCGGCCGCCGCACCGCAGCCGAAGCCCCCGGCCCCCGCACCCCCGGCGCCCGTGAAGCCCGCCGTCCCGGCCGGATCCGCCCCCCGCTCCGGCGGCTCCTCCAACCGGGTGCGAGCCCGCCTCGCCCGACTGGGCGTACAGCGCTCCAGCCCGTACAACCCGGTCCTGGAACCCCTGCTGCGTACGGTCCGGGGCAACGACCCCAAGATCGAGTCGGCCACCCTCCGCCAGATCGAACGCGCCTACCAGGTGGCCGAGCGCTGGCACCGCGGCCAGAAGCGCAAGAGCGGCGACCCGTACATCACGCACCCGCTCGCCGTCACCACGATCCTCGCCGAGCTGGGTATGGATCCGGCCACCCTGATGGCCGGGCTGCTGCACGACACCGTCGAGGACACCGAGTACGGCCTGGACACCCTCAAGCGCGAGTTCGGCGACCAGGTCGCCCTCCTCGTCGACGGCGTCACCAAGCTGGACAAGGTCAAGTTCGGGGAGGCCGCCCAGGCCGAGACCGTACGCAAGATGGTCGTCGCCATGGCCAAGGACCCCCGGGTCCTGGTCATCAAGCTCGCGGACCGCCTGCACAACATGCGCACCATGCGCTACCTCAAGCGGGAGAAGCAGGAGAAGAAGGCCCGCGAGACGCTGGAGATCTACGCCCCGCTGGCCCACCGGCTGGGAATGAACACCATCAAGTGGGAGCTGGAGGACCTCGCCTTCGCGATCCTCTACCCCAAGATGTACGACGAGATCGTCCGCCTCGTCGCGGAGCGGGCCCCCAAGCGCGACGAGTACCTCGCCATAGTGACCGACGAGGTCCAGTCCGACCTGCGCGCCGCCCGGATCAAGGCCACCGTCACCGGCCGCCCCAAGCACTACTACAGCGTCTACCAGAAGATGATCGTGCGAGGCCGCGACTTCGCCGAGATCTACGACCTGGTGGGCATCCGCGTCCTCGTCGACACCGTCCGCGACTGCTACGCGGCGCTCGGCACCGTCCACGCCCGGTGGAACCCGGTGCCCGGGCGGTTCAAGGACTACATCGCGATGCCCAAGTTCAACATGTACCAGTCGCTGCACACCACGGTGATCGGCCCCAGCGGCAAGCCCGTCGAGCTCCAGATCCGTACGTTCGACATGCACCGCCGCGCCGAGTACGGCATCGCCGCCCACTGGAAGTACAAGCAGGAGGCCGTGGCGGGCGCCTCCAAGGTGCGCACCGACGTCCCCAAGAACACCGGGCGAGGCCAGGACACCGTCAACGACATGGCGTGGCTGCGCCAGCTCCTGGACTGGCAGAAGGAGACCGAGGACCCCAGCGAGTTCCTGGAGTCCCTGCGCTTCGACCTCTCGCGCAACGAGGTCTTCGTCTTCACGCCGAAGGGCGACGTGATAGCGCTGCCCGCCGGCGCGACCCCCGTCGACTTCGCGTACGCCGTCCACACCGAGGTCGGCCACCGCACCATAGGAGCACGCGTCAACGGGCGGCTCGTCCCGCTCGAATCGACCCTCGACAACGGCGACCTGGTGGAGGTCTTCACCTCCAAGGCGGCCGGCGCCGGACCCTCCCGGGACTGGCTCGGCTTCGTCAAGTCGCCGCGCGCCCGCAACAAGATCCGCGCCTGGTTCTCCAAGGAGCGCCGCGACGAGGCCATCGAACAGGGCAAGGACGCCATCGCGCGGGCCATGCGCAAGCAGAACCTGCCGATCCAGCGCATCCTGACCGGCGACTCCCTGGTCACCCTCGCCCACGAGATGCGCTACCCCGACATCTCCTCGCTGTACGCGGCGATCGGCGAGGGTCATGTCGCGGCGGCCGGTGTCGTGCAGAAGCTGGTGCAGGCGCTCGGCGGCCACGACGAGGCCAACGAGGACCTCGCCGAGGCCACCCCGCCCTCCCACGGCCGCAGCAAGCGCCGCGCCAACGCGGATCCCGGCGTCGTCGTCAAGGGCGTCGAGGACGTCTGGGTCAAGCTCGCCCGCTGCTGCACGCCGGTCCCGGGCGACCCGATCATCGGCTTCGTCACCCGGGGCAGTGGCGTCTCCGTCCACCGCGCCGACTGCGTCAACGTGGAGTCGCTCTCGCAGCAGCCCGAGCGGATCCTCGAAGTGGAGTGGGCGCCCACCCAGTCCTCGGTCTTCCTGGTCGCCATCCAGGTCGAGGCGCTGGACCGCTCCCGGCTGCTCTCCGACGTCACCCGGATCCTCTCGGACCAGCACGTCAACATCCTGTCGGCGGCCGTCCAGACCTCCCGCGACCGGGTGGCCACCTCGCGCTTCACCTTCGAGATGGGCGACCCGAAGCACCTGGGCCACGTCCTGAAGGCCGTGCGCGGCGTCGAGGGCGTCTACGACGTCTACCGGGTCACCTCGGCCCGCAGGCCGTAA
- a CDS encoding MBL fold metallo-hydrolase, translating to MLIAGFPAGAWGTNCYLVAPAAGEECVIIDPGHQAAQGVEEALKKHRLKPVAVVLTHGHIDHVASVVPVCGAHDVPAWIHPEDRYMMSDPEKALGRSIGMPLMGELTVGEPDDVKELTDGSKLTLAGLEFGVSHAPGHTKGSVTFGMPEAADIPPVLFSGDLLFAGSVGRTDLPGGDHAELLESLARVCLPLDDSTVVLSGHGPQTTIGRERAANPFLNGLDASPRRGL from the coding sequence GTGCTCATTGCCGGGTTCCCCGCCGGGGCCTGGGGGACCAATTGCTACCTGGTCGCCCCCGCCGCCGGTGAGGAGTGCGTGATCATCGACCCGGGCCACCAGGCCGCCCAGGGTGTCGAGGAAGCGCTGAAGAAGCATCGGCTCAAGCCCGTCGCCGTCGTGCTCACCCACGGCCACATCGACCATGTCGCCTCGGTCGTCCCCGTCTGCGGCGCCCATGACGTCCCCGCCTGGATCCACCCCGAGGACCGCTACATGATGAGCGATCCGGAGAAGGCGCTCGGCCGCTCCATCGGGATGCCGCTCATGGGCGAGCTGACCGTGGGCGAGCCGGACGACGTCAAGGAGCTGACCGACGGGTCGAAGCTGACCCTGGCCGGGCTGGAGTTCGGCGTCTCGCACGCGCCCGGCCATACCAAGGGGTCGGTGACGTTCGGGATGCCCGAGGCCGCGGACATCCCGCCGGTCCTCTTCTCGGGCGACCTGCTCTTCGCCGGCTCCGTCGGACGCACCGACCTGCCCGGCGGCGACCACGCCGAGCTCCTCGAGTCGCTGGCCCGTGTGTGCCTGCCGCTCGACGACTCGACCGTGGTGCTGTCCGGCCACGGCCCCCAGACGACCATCGGCCGCGAGCGAGCCGCCAACCCGTTCCTGAACGGTCTGGACGCGTCGCCGCGCCGAGGACTGTAG
- the yajC gene encoding preprotein translocase subunit YajC, whose product MDILTLLPFIVLIGAMFLMTRSAKKKQAAAAQMRNDMQPGTGVRTIGGMYATVKEVHDDTVLLEVAPGVHAIYAKNAIGAVLDDAEYNRIVHGDDEELDADGTVVPDDASSLTGEPDAEKADIAKIDLGKDETADDAETEDAAAKDVKDAKSEGKTDGESGTK is encoded by the coding sequence GTGGATATCTTGACTCTCCTCCCCTTCATCGTGCTCATCGGGGCCATGTTCCTGATGACCCGCTCCGCCAAGAAGAAGCAGGCGGCGGCCGCGCAGATGCGCAACGACATGCAGCCCGGCACCGGCGTCCGGACGATCGGGGGCATGTACGCGACCGTCAAGGAAGTCCACGACGACACCGTGCTCCTCGAGGTCGCCCCCGGCGTGCACGCCATCTACGCGAAGAACGCGATCGGTGCCGTCCTGGACGACGCGGAGTACAACCGCATCGTGCACGGCGATGACGAGGAGCTGGACGCGGACGGCACCGTCGTCCCCGACGACGCCTCCTCGCTGACCGGTGAGCCCGACGCGGAGAAGGCGGACATCGCCAAGATCGACCTGGGCAAGGACGAGACGGCCGACGACGCCGAGACCGAGGACGCCGCGGCCAAGGACGTCAAGGACGCCAAGAGCGAGGGCAAGACCGACGGCGAGTCCGGCACCAAGTAG
- the secD gene encoding protein translocase subunit SecD: protein MAAPKKGRGPSGGQGRPGRSLVMIFIAMVALTGGMFLSGHTTPRLGIDLAGGTSITLEAQNQPGKPNAINPTNMDTAVGIIERRVNGLGVSEAEVQTQGDRNIIVNIPKGTDSKQAQAQVGTTAQLYFRPVLTVAASGPEQPAPSGAPTPSGSATPSGEATPKADDKGEEATGSEGTPSPSATSQGRAVTEGLKKAPTPTPTDSGEPKPSDTPEASPSADPATAKLQEEFAKLDCTDPEQRTAAGKNALPTDSIVACGSNVPGSYEKYILGPAEVSGSDVDDAKGAIDQQTGEWIVSMEFTSAGAKKFQTITSRLSQQQPPMNQFAIVLDGEVVSAPSVRTALSKNAQISGSFNQQSAEDLGNILSYGALPLTFKEVSVTTVTAALGSEQLKGGLIAGAIGLALVVIYLVAYYRGLAFIALLSLLVSGILTYTIMSLLGPAIGFALNLPAVCGAIVAIGITADSFIVYFERVRDEIREGRTLRPAIERAWPRARRTILVSDFVSFLAAAVLFLVTVGKVQGFAFTLGLTTLLDVVVVFLFTKPLMTLMGRTKFFSRGGPWSGLDPKRLGAQPPLRRSRRVGASTEPKEA, encoded by the coding sequence GTGGCAGCACCCAAGAAGGGCCGAGGGCCGTCCGGCGGTCAGGGGAGGCCGGGGCGTTCCCTGGTCATGATCTTCATCGCCATGGTCGCGCTCACCGGCGGGATGTTCCTGTCCGGGCACACCACACCACGACTGGGCATCGACCTGGCCGGCGGGACGTCGATCACGCTGGAGGCGCAGAACCAGCCCGGCAAGCCCAACGCGATCAACCCGACCAACATGGACACCGCGGTCGGGATCATCGAACGGCGTGTCAACGGACTGGGCGTCTCCGAGGCCGAGGTCCAGACCCAGGGCGATCGCAACATCATCGTCAACATCCCCAAGGGGACGGACTCCAAGCAGGCCCAGGCGCAGGTCGGTACCACCGCCCAGCTCTACTTCCGGCCCGTTCTGACGGTGGCGGCGAGCGGCCCCGAGCAGCCCGCGCCCTCCGGCGCCCCGACCCCCTCGGGCAGCGCCACGCCGAGCGGCGAGGCCACCCCGAAGGCGGACGACAAGGGTGAGGAGGCCACCGGTTCGGAGGGCACCCCCTCCCCGAGCGCCACCAGCCAGGGCCGCGCGGTCACCGAGGGCCTGAAGAAGGCCCCCACCCCGACCCCCACGGACTCCGGCGAGCCCAAGCCGTCCGACACCCCCGAGGCCTCGCCCTCGGCGGACCCGGCGACGGCGAAGCTCCAGGAGGAGTTCGCCAAACTCGACTGCACCGACCCCGAGCAGCGGACGGCGGCGGGCAAGAACGCCCTGCCCACCGACTCCATCGTCGCCTGTGGCTCGAACGTCCCCGGCAGCTACGAGAAGTACATCCTCGGTCCCGCCGAGGTCTCCGGCAGCGACGTCGACGACGCCAAGGGCGCCATCGACCAGCAGACCGGCGAGTGGATCGTGTCGATGGAGTTCACCTCCGCCGGCGCCAAGAAGTTCCAGACGATCACCAGCCGGCTCTCGCAGCAGCAGCCGCCGATGAACCAGTTCGCGATCGTCCTGGACGGCGAGGTCGTCTCCGCACCCTCGGTGCGCACGGCGCTCAGCAAGAACGCCCAGATCTCCGGCAGCTTCAACCAGCAGTCCGCCGAGGACCTCGGCAACATCCTCTCCTACGGCGCGCTCCCGCTGACCTTCAAGGAGGTCAGCGTCACCACCGTGACCGCCGCCCTCGGCAGCGAGCAGCTCAAGGGCGGTCTGATCGCCGGCGCCATCGGTCTCGCGCTCGTCGTGATCTACCTGGTCGCCTACTACCGCGGGCTGGCGTTCATCGCCCTGCTGAGCCTGCTGGTCTCCGGCATCCTGACGTACACGATCATGTCCTTGCTGGGCCCGGCCATCGGCTTCGCGCTCAACCTCCCGGCGGTCTGCGGTGCCATCGTCGCGATCGGCATCACAGCGGACTCGTTCATCGTCTACTTCGAACGTGTGAGAGACGAGATCCGCGAGGGCCGCACGCTCCGCCCCGCCATCGAGCGCGCCTGGCCCCGCGCCCGGCGCACCATCCTGGTCTCCGACTTCGTGTCGTTCCTGGCGGCCGCGGTCCTCTTCCTCGTCACCGTCGGCAAGGTCCAGGGCTTCGCGTTCACGCTCGGTCTGACCACGCTGCTGGACGTCGTCGTGGTCTTCCTCTTCACCAAGCCCCTGATGACGCTGATGGGCCGGACCAAGTTCTTCTCCCGGGGCGGCCCCTGGTCCGGTCTGGACCCGAAGCGGCTCGGCGCCCAGCCGCCGCTCCGCCGCTCGCGCCGTGTCGGCGCTTCCACCGAACCGAAGGAGGCGTGA
- the secF gene encoding protein translocase subunit SecF, with protein sequence MSRLGNLGARLYRGEVGYDFIRNRKIWYGVSILITITAIVAVAVGGLNMGIEFKGGAVFTTDTKAKISTARATEVATDASGHMAIVQELGNGGLRIQITEVDTAKANEIKETLSDELGIPAQEINADLVGPSWGEQIANKAWTGLAVFMVLVVIYLAIAFEWRMAVAALIALIHDLTITVGVYALVGFEVTPGTVIGLLTILGYSLYDTVVVFDSLKEGQKDITKQTRFTYSEIANRSINSTLVRSINTTVVALLPVAGLLFIGGGVLGAGMLNDISLSLFVGLAAGAYSSIFIATPLVADLKEREPQMKALKKRVLAKRAAAAARGESPESDGPESRSDETTESAETAGAVVGQRQQPRGHGRTPGKR encoded by the coding sequence ATGTCGCGACTCGGCAATCTCGGCGCCCGGCTCTACCGAGGCGAGGTCGGTTACGACTTCATCCGCAACCGGAAGATCTGGTACGGCGTCTCGATACTGATCACCATCACGGCCATCGTCGCCGTGGCGGTCGGCGGCCTGAACATGGGCATCGAGTTCAAGGGTGGCGCGGTCTTCACGACCGACACCAAGGCCAAGATCTCCACCGCCCGGGCCACGGAGGTGGCGACCGACGCCTCCGGCCACATGGCCATCGTGCAGGAGCTCGGCAACGGCGGCCTGCGCATCCAGATCACCGAGGTCGACACCGCCAAGGCCAACGAGATCAAGGAGACCCTCTCCGACGAGCTCGGTATCCCGGCCCAGGAGATCAACGCGGACCTGGTCGGGCCCAGCTGGGGTGAGCAGATCGCCAACAAGGCCTGGACCGGTCTCGCGGTCTTCATGGTCCTGGTCGTGATCTACCTGGCCATCGCCTTCGAGTGGCGGATGGCCGTCGCCGCCCTCATCGCCCTGATCCACGACCTCACCATCACGGTCGGTGTCTACGCACTGGTCGGCTTCGAGGTCACCCCGGGCACGGTGATCGGTCTGCTGACCATTCTCGGTTACTCCCTGTACGACACGGTGGTGGTCTTCGACAGCCTCAAGGAGGGCCAGAAGGACATCACCAAGCAGACCCGCTTCACGTACAGCGAGATCGCCAACCGGTCGATCAACAGCACGCTGGTCCGCTCCATCAACACCACCGTGGTGGCGCTGCTGCCGGTGGCCGGCCTGCTGTTCATCGGTGGCGGTGTCCTCGGTGCCGGCATGCTGAACGACATCTCGCTGTCGCTGTTCGTCGGCCTCGCCGCCGGTGCGTACTCCTCGATCTTCATCGCCACGCCGCTCGTCGCCGACCTCAAGGAGCGCGAGCCGCAGATGAAGGCCCTGAAGAAGCGGGTCCTCGCCAAGCGCGCGGCCGCCGCCGCCCGGGGCGAGTCCCCCGAGAGCGACGGCCCCGAGTCCCGGTCCGACGAGACCACCGAGAGCGCCGAGACCGCGGGCGCCGTGGTGGGCCAGCGTCAGCAGCCCCGCGGCCACGGCCGCACCCCGGGGAAGCGTTGA
- a CDS encoding peptidylprolyl isomerase, with protein sequence MSSSEQRRRQLAREKFERQQKRREEARRRTRRITAIVAASVAVVAVVGVSAFIVAGKDDGKDDKKTEAAASQSPEPTPSESESKAPEPPMEIDKKATYTMSLGTSQGDIAFSMDAAKTPHTANSFKALADKGYFDGTKCHRLTTQGIFVLQCGDPKGDGTGGPGYNIPDENLKALGEAGGDGTVTFPAGTVAMANTGQPGTGGSQFFLVYKDTKLPPTYTPFGKLDKASLKAVEKVGAAGVEGGAGDGAPKKAVEIEKATVKKD encoded by the coding sequence GTGTCCAGCAGCGAACAGCGGCGGCGGCAGCTCGCCCGGGAGAAGTTCGAGCGCCAGCAGAAGCGCCGGGAGGAAGCCCGGCGCAGGACGCGGCGGATCACCGCGATCGTCGCGGCCTCGGTGGCCGTGGTCGCCGTCGTCGGTGTGAGCGCGTTCATCGTGGCGGGCAAGGACGACGGCAAGGACGACAAGAAGACCGAGGCGGCCGCGAGCCAGAGCCCTGAGCCGACGCCTTCGGAGAGCGAGAGCAAGGCTCCCGAGCCGCCGATGGAGATCGACAAGAAGGCGACGTACACGATGTCGCTGGGGACGAGCCAGGGCGACATAGCGTTCTCCATGGACGCGGCGAAGACCCCGCACACGGCGAACTCCTTCAAGGCGCTCGCCGACAAGGGCTACTTCGACGGTACGAAGTGCCACCGCCTCACCACGCAGGGCATCTTCGTCCTCCAGTGCGGCGACCCCAAGGGCGACGGCACCGGCGGTCCCGGCTACAACATCCCCGACGAGAACCTCAAGGCGCTCGGCGAGGCGGGCGGCGACGGCACGGTGACGTTCCCCGCGGGCACGGTGGCGATGGCCAACACCGGCCAGCCGGGCACCGGCGGCAGCCAGTTCTTCCTGGTCTACAAGGACACCAAGCTGCCGCCCACGTACACCCCGTTCGGCAAGCTGGACAAGGCCTCGCTCAAGGCCGTCGAGAAGGTCGGCGCCGCGGGTGTCGAGGGCGGCGCGGGCGACGGTGCGCCGAAGAAGGCCGTGGAGATCGAGAAGGCGACCGTGAAGAAGGACTGA
- a CDS encoding DUF349 domain-containing protein: protein MSSDPWGRVDETGTVYVRTADGEQVVGSWQAGSPEEALAYFERKYDGIVVEIGLLERRVKTTDLSAKDATTAIGHLRQQVDEHHAVGDLDALRKRLDALVATVEARREERKVLKAKQTDEAKHAKEALVAEAEELAQSEQWRSAGERLRALVDTWKGLPRLDRKSDDELWHRFSHARSAFSKRRKAHFAALDAQREDARKAKEKLVTEAEALSGSTDWVTTAARYRDLMTEWKAAGRAQREAEDDLWNRFRGAQDVFFAARSEVFAERDAEQGENLKLKEELATEAEKLVPVKDLKAARAAFRAVNERWEAIGHVPRDARPKVEGRMQAVERALQEAEESEWRRTNPEARARAEGLTGQLQAAVDKLRGQIDTARASGNNARADKLAKELEGRQALLDQALKGLEEFGG from the coding sequence GTGAGCAGCGACCCGTGGGGCCGCGTCGACGAGACGGGCACCGTGTACGTGCGTACAGCCGACGGCGAGCAGGTCGTCGGATCGTGGCAGGCCGGTTCCCCCGAGGAGGCTCTGGCCTATTTCGAGCGCAAGTACGACGGCATTGTGGTCGAGATCGGCCTCCTCGAACGGCGGGTGAAGACCACCGACCTGTCGGCGAAGGACGCGACGACCGCGATCGGCCATCTGCGCCAGCAGGTGGACGAGCACCACGCGGTGGGCGACCTGGACGCACTCCGCAAGCGTCTGGACGCGCTCGTGGCGACGGTCGAGGCGCGCCGCGAGGAGCGCAAGGTCCTCAAGGCCAAGCAGACCGACGAGGCCAAGCACGCCAAGGAGGCGCTGGTCGCCGAGGCGGAGGAGCTGGCGCAGAGCGAGCAGTGGCGGTCGGCCGGTGAGCGGCTGCGGGCGCTGGTGGACACCTGGAAGGGTCTCCCCCGCCTGGACCGCAAGTCGGACGACGAGCTGTGGCACCGCTTCTCGCACGCCCGCTCGGCGTTCTCCAAGCGGCGCAAGGCCCACTTCGCCGCGCTGGACGCCCAGCGCGAGGACGCCCGCAAGGCCAAGGAGAAGCTGGTCACGGAGGCCGAGGCGCTGTCCGGCTCCACGGACTGGGTGACCACGGCCGCGCGCTACCGCGACCTGATGACCGAGTGGAAGGCGGCGGGCCGCGCCCAGCGCGAGGCCGAGGACGACCTGTGGAACCGTTTCCGCGGTGCCCAGGACGTCTTCTTCGCCGCCCGCAGCGAGGTCTTCGCGGAGCGCGACGCCGAACAGGGCGAGAACCTCAAGCTCAAGGAGGAGCTCGCCACCGAGGCCGAGAAGCTGGTGCCGGTGAAGGACCTGAAGGCGGCCCGCGCCGCTTTCCGGGCCGTCAACGAGCGCTGGGAGGCCATCGGCCACGTACCGCGTGACGCCCGCCCGAAGGTCGAGGGCCGGATGCAGGCGGTGGAGCGGGCGCTCCAGGAGGCCGAGGAGTCCGAGTGGCGCCGGACGAACCCGGAGGCGCGGGCCCGCGCCGAGGGTCTGACCGGTCAGCTCCAGGCTGCCGTGGACAAGCTGCGCGGCCAGATCGACACCGCGCGTGCGTCGGGCAACAACGCCCGCGCGGACAAGCTGGCCAAGGAGCTGGAGGGCCGGCAGGCGCTGCTGGACCAGGCTCTGAAGGGCCTGGAGGAGTTCGGCGGCTGA
- a CDS encoding adenine phosphoribosyltransferase translates to MTSTTGSTRELLLSRIRDVPDYPKPGVVFKDITPVLADPVAFTALTDALAELCVRHGATKIVGLEARGFILAAPVAIRAGIGFVPVRKAGKLPGATLAQAYELEYGSAEIEIHAEDLAAEDRIMVIDDVLATGGTAEASLELIRRAGAQVAGVSVLMELGFLSGRARLEPALRGAPLEALITV, encoded by the coding sequence ATGACCAGCACCACCGGTTCCACCAGGGAGCTGCTGCTCAGCCGGATCCGCGATGTGCCGGACTACCCGAAGCCGGGCGTGGTGTTCAAGGACATCACCCCGGTGCTGGCGGACCCGGTGGCCTTCACGGCGCTCACCGACGCCCTCGCGGAGCTGTGCGTACGGCACGGCGCCACGAAGATCGTCGGCCTGGAGGCGCGCGGCTTCATCCTGGCCGCGCCCGTCGCCATCCGGGCGGGCATCGGCTTCGTGCCGGTCCGCAAGGCCGGGAAGCTCCCCGGAGCCACGCTCGCCCAGGCCTACGAGCTGGAGTACGGCAGCGCGGAGATCGAGATCCACGCCGAGGACCTCGCCGCCGAGGACCGGATCATGGTCATCGACGACGTCCTGGCCACCGGCGGCACCGCCGAGGCCTCGCTGGAGCTGATCCGGCGGGCCGGAGCCCAGGTCGCGGGCGTCTCGGTCCTCATGGAGCTGGGCTTCCTGTCGGGCCGGGCCCGGCTGGAGCCCGCCCTGCGGGGTGCTCCGCTGGAAGCGCTGATCACGGTCTGA
- the ruvC gene encoding crossover junction endodeoxyribonuclease RuvC, giving the protein MRVLGVDPGLTRCGIGVVEGVAGRPLTMLGVGVVRTPADAELGDRLVAIERGMEQWLDEHSPGYVAVERVFAQHNVRTVMGTAQASAVAMLCAARRGIPVALHTPSEVKAAVTGSGRAEKAQVGAMVTRLLRLDAPPKPADAADALALAICHIWRAPAQNRLQQAVAAHRTPAASRTQTTPGISRTPGATRTPGRAPASRTQATPRTPGASGTPATPSTPRTLKGPTA; this is encoded by the coding sequence ATGCGGGTTCTGGGCGTTGACCCGGGGCTGACCCGGTGCGGTATCGGCGTGGTCGAGGGGGTCGCGGGCCGCCCGCTGACCATGCTCGGCGTCGGCGTCGTGCGCACCCCGGCCGACGCGGAGCTCGGCGACCGGCTCGTCGCCATCGAACGCGGTATGGAGCAGTGGCTGGACGAGCACTCCCCGGGTTACGTGGCGGTGGAGCGGGTCTTCGCCCAGCACAACGTCCGTACGGTGATGGGCACCGCCCAGGCCAGTGCGGTGGCCATGCTCTGCGCCGCCCGCCGGGGCATCCCGGTCGCCCTGCACACCCCCAGCGAGGTCAAGGCGGCCGTCACCGGATCGGGCCGAGCCGAGAAGGCCCAGGTCGGAGCCATGGTGACCCGGCTGCTCAGGCTGGACGCACCCCCCAAGCCCGCCGACGCCGCCGACGCCCTCGCCCTCGCGATCTGCCACATCTGGCGGGCGCCCGCGCAGAACCGCCTCCAGCAGGCCGTCGCCGCCCACCGCACCCCGGCCGCCTCCCGTACGCAGACCACGCCCGGCATCTCCCGTACGCCCGGCGCGACCCGCACGCCGGGCAGGGCACCCGCGTCCCGTACACAGGCCACGCCTCGTACCCCCGGAGCGTCCGGCACGCCCGCCACGCCCAGCACCCCTCGCACGCTGAAAGGCCCCACTGCATGA